In Sphingopyxis macrogoltabida, the sequence AAGGTCGTGAAGTCATGGCGTCCGACCAGCGCCTGCGCGGCGCCGTGCATGGCCTCGGCGTCGAGCGGCTTGGCGAACTGCCACGACAGCCCCTTGTCCCAGGTCAGCGGGGCGCGGCGGTTGACGATGCGATATTCATAGGCGCGCCCGATGCACGAAAAGCGCGCGTGCCAGTCGCCCGCCACCTCGGCGCAGGCGAGCACCGCGACGGGCGCCGGGCGAAGCTGCGCGTTGAGCGCCTCCATCAGCCGGAACGGCTGGATCGGCTTTTCGATATCGACATGCGCGCGCATCGCGATCGCGTGGACCCCGGCGTCGGTGCGGCCCGCGCCGTGCACCGCGGCCGCTTCGCCGGTGATGCGCGTGACCGCCTCTTCCAGCGCCTGCTGGACGCTCGGCCCGTGGCTCTGCCGCTGCCAGCCCATGAAGGGGCGGCCGTCGAATTCGATGGTGAGGGCGAAACGCGTCATGCGAGGCGCGTGCCCTTGGGGATCGGGCGGCCGCGCAACAGTTCGGCGGCATCCATTGCGGGCTTGCCGGCGCGCTGGACGCGTGTGGCGCGGATCGCGCCGGGGTTGCAGGCGATGGTCAGATTGTCGGCGGTGGTCACGCCGGGGACGGCGCCTGCCACGGCTTCCGACGGATGCACGACCTCCGCGGCGAGGATCTTGTATCGCTCGCCCTCCAGCTCGAAAAAGGCGCCGGGCACCGGGTTGAAGGCGCGAATTTGCCGTTCGGCCTGCACCGCACTGACGAGGAAATCGAGCCGCGCCTCGTTCTTGTCGATCTTTGCCGCATAGGTGACCCCGTCCTCGGGCTGCGGTTCGGGGATGAAGGCGTGGAGGTCGCTCAGCACGCGGCGCATCATCAGCGCCCCCATTTCGGCGAGTTCGCCGGTCAGCGCGCCGGCGGTCTTGCCCGCGACCGGGGTCGTCTCGATCAGCCGCATCGCGCCCGTGTCGAGCCCGATGTCCATCTGCATGATCGTCACGCCCGTGGCGGTATCGCCCGACAGGATCGCGCGTTGCACCGGCGCGGCGCCGCGCCAGCGCGGCAGGATCGAGCCATGGACGTTCAGGCACCCCTCGCGCGGGGCGCTTAGCACCGCCTGCGGCAGGATCAGGCCGTAAGCTGCGACCACCGCGACATCGAGGTCGAGCGCGGCAAATTCGGCCTGTGCCTCCTCCGTCTTCAGGCTTCGCGGCGTGCGGACGGGCAGGCCATGTTCCTCGGCCCAGACCTGCACCGGGCTCTTCTGCAATTTCTTGCCGCGTTGCGCGGGGCGCGGCGGCTGGGTGTAGACCGCGACGATATCGTGGCCCGCCGCGTGGAGCGCAGCGAGCGTCGGCACCGCAAAGGGCGGCGTTCCCATGAAGGCGATGCGCATTGTCATTTCTCGCGCGCCGCTTAAGACCATCCGTCATGGCATCGCAAGAGATTGAAGCGCTCGTCCAGCAACTCGCCCGCCTGCCGGGGCTCGGCCCGCGGTCGGCGCGCCGCGCGGTGCTGCACCTGATGAAGAAGCGCGAAAGCAGCTTCGCGCCCTTGCTCGCGGCGCTCCAGACCGTCTCCGAACGGCTGGTGACCTGCGGCATTTGCGGCAATGTCGACACGCAGGACCCGTGCGCGATCTGCGCCGACCCGCGCCGCGACGATCGCAGCCTGTGCGTCGTCGAGGAGGTGTCCGACCTCTGGGCGCTCGACAAGTCGCGGCTGTTCCCCGGTAAATATCATGTCCTCGGCGGCCGCCTGTCGGCGCTGGAAGGCGTGCGGCCGCAGGACCTCAGCATCGACGCCCTCGTCGCGCGCGTCGCCGCGGGCGGCATCGACGAGGTCGTGCTGGCGATGAACGCGACGCTGGAGGGACAGACAACCGCGCATTATCTCGCCGAGCGGCTGGAGGGCTATCCGGTTCGGCTGACGCAGCTCGCGCATGGCCTGCCGGTGGGCGGGGAACTCGATTATCTCGACGAGGGTACGCTGGCGCAGGCGCTCAGGGCGCGGCGTCCGGTGGGGTGACAGGGAGGGAGAGTTGAAGCGTAAATTTGCCGTCGCGGCGTTTATCGCCTGTTCCGCATGTTCATCCACTGACGGCTTTCAACCCGGCGAAGCCGAAATTGCGAAGCTCGAACGTAAGCTCGCCGCCAACCATTGCGTGGGAAATCTCGACCTGTGGCAGCGAGCCTATGTGCGTAAGGAGGCGATTTCGGAGAATGAGGCGGGAATGTTCGACCGCCGGATGATTGAATTCACGTTGCAGAAAGCGGACGGGAAAGCGGTAGTTCCCGGCCGGAAGTCAATGAAGCGCTATGAGGACTGGGCGATTGCCGGCGGTTGCCAGGAACCAGATTGTTTGTTTGGTGGCTATGTCATCCCGACGGACGAATTGATCCTCGAATGCGAGGCGCGACCAGCCCCTTGACCCCGCGCCCCTGCGATCATACCTCGCACCCATGGCCATCCTACCCATCATAGAGACCCCCGATCCACGGCTGCGCGTCATTTCGAAGCCGGTCGAGACGTTCGACGCCGAATTGAAGACGCTGGTCGCCGACATGTTCGAGACGATGTACGACGCCCCCGGTATCGGGCTCGCCGCGATCCAGGTCGCGGTGCCGAAGCGCATCCTCGTCATCGACCTGCAGGAACTCGACCCCGAGGATGAAGAGGGCAAGCGGATCATCCGCACCCCGCGCGTCTTCATCAATCCCGTCTTTTCGGACGAGAGCGAGGAGCATAGCGTCTATTCGGAAGGCTGCCTGTCGGTGCCCGAACAATATGCCGATGTGACGCGTCCCGCCGAGGTGACCGTCGACTGGCAGGACGAGGATGGCAAGCACCATCAGGAACGGATGACCGGCCTGATGGCGACGTGCATCCAGCACGAGCATGACCATCTGGAGGGCATATTGTTCATCGACCATCTGTCGCGGCTGAAGCGCGATATGGTGCTGAAGAAATTGGCGAAGATGCGCAAGGCGGCGTAAACGCCCGCACGGGCGCGTGACTTTTCATCAAGAAGCTAGTGTGTCCCCGCGAAGGCGGGGACACATCTCCCGATGGCAGAAATCCGAAACGACCGGTGATGGGCCCCCGCCTTCGCGGGGGCACGCTGCTTGTTTTACGGAAGCAAAAATCAGCCCGCCTTCGCCACCCCGACCATGGCCGGGCGCAGCAGGCGGTCCTTCATCATATAACCCGCCTGCATTTCCTGCACGATCGTGCCGGGCGCCTTGTCGCTCGGGATTTCGAGCATCGCCTGATGCTGGTTGGGGTCGAGCGGCAGGCCGACCGCGGCGATGCGGGTGATGCCGTTGCGTTCGAAGACGCTCAGCAACTCGCGCTCGGTCGCTTCGAGACCGGTGATCAGCGGCTTGATCGCCTCGTCGGCGCGCTGTTCGTCGCTGAGCGCGGCGAGCGCGCGGCCGAGGTTGTCGGCGACCGAGAGGATGTCGCGCGCGAATTTCGTCGACGCATAGGCGTGCGCGTCGGCGATTTCCTTGTCCTTGCGGCGCGTGACATTCTGCGTCTCCGCGCGGGCATAGAGCAGGTCCTGCTGCAGCGCGGCGACCTGTTCGGCGAGTTTTGCCACTTCGTCGTTTTCGCCCGCGACGGCCTCGGTCGCATCGGCTTCGGCCGCGACATTTTCGGGGGTCAGCGCGTCGTCCTGGACGGGCGTGTCGTTTTCGTTGTTCGTCATAAACCTATCGTATCAGTCTGGAGAGCGATTGAGCGGTGAAATCCACCATGGGAACGATGCGCGCATAGTTCAAGCGTGTCGGGCCGATTACCCCCACCACGCCGACCACGCGCCCGTCGCTGCCGCGATAGGGCGCGGCGATAACCGACGATCCCGACAGCGAGAAGAGCTTATTCTCCGACCCGATGAAAATACGCGTCGCGCTGCCCTCGCGCGCGCTGTCGAGCAGCCCGGCGATATCCTGCTTGGTTTCGAGTTCGTCGAGCAACTGCCGCACGCGGTCGAGGTCGCCGAGCGCGCTTTCGTCGAGCAGGTTGGCCTGCCCGCGCACGATCAGCACCGGCCGGTCGGCGCCGTCGGACGACCAGATGGCGAGGCCGCGCGACACGAGATCCTGCGCCGCGCGGTCGATCGCGATGCGTTCGGCCTCGATCTCGTGGCGGACGCGCGCCATCGCTTCGGCGAGCGTCAGCCCCGACAAGGTCGCACTGATGTAATTTCCGGCCTCGGTCAGCGCCGATTGACTCAGCCCCGGCGGAACATCGATGACGCGGTTCTCGACCGCGCCGTCGCCCGCGACGAGAACGACGAGCGACTGGGTCGCCGACAGCGGCACGAACGCCACCTGTTTCAGCACCCGCTCATGCTTGGGGACGAGGACAAGACCGGCGCACGCCGACAGCCCCGACAGTGCCGATGTCGCCTGCGCCAGCGCGCTTTCGATCGGGCCCGCATCGGACAGGCTCGCCTCGATCTGGGCGCGGTCCTCGGCGCTCGGTTCGGCGACCTGCATCATGCCGTCGACGAACAGGCGCAGCCCTTGTTCGGTCGGCAGGCGTCCGGCGCTGGTGTGCGGGCTGGCGAGCAGGCCATATTCCTCGAGATCCTGCATGACGTTGCGGATCGATGCGGGCGACAGGTTCAGGGCCGCGAGCTTCGACAGCGTGCGCGATCCGACCGGCTGGCCGGTCTCGAGATAGGCGTCGACGACCAGCCGGAACACGTCGCGCGCGCGCGTGGTGAGTTCGGTGATCGGCGGGGTGGTCATGGCATGGATTTAGGGACGGGGAGGGCCGGGGGCAAGCTATGCTCTGGCCAACCGCCGTCCGCGCCGCTAAGCGCGCCCCCACACAGGACAGGAGAAACCCCATGCGCCCTTCCGGCCGCGCCCCCGACCAGATGCGTTCCATCGGCATCGAAACCGCCTTCACCATCCATGCCGAGGGCAGCGTGCTCGTCAGCTTCGGCAATACCAAGGTGCTGGTCACCGCGAGCGTCGACGAAAAGGTGCCGCCCTTCCTGCGCGGCAAGGGTTCGGGCTGGGTCACCGCTGAATATGGCATGCTGCCCCGCGCGACGCACACGCGCGGCAGCCGCGAAGCGGCGAAGGGCAAGCAGTCGGGGCGGACGCAGGAAATCCAGCGGCTTATCGGCCGTAGCTTGCGCGCCATCGTCGACATGAAGAAGCTCGGCGAGCGCCAGATCGTCATCGATTGCGACGTTTTGCAGGCCGATGGCGGCACGCGCACCGCGTCGATTTCGGGAGCGTGGGTCGCGCTGCGCCTCGCGGTCGACAAACTGCTCGCCGACAAGGTGATCGCCGAGGATCCGATCGAGGACAAGGTCGGTGCGATTTCGTGCGGCATCTACAAGGGTACGCCGGTGCTCGACCTCGACTATGATGAGGATTCGGTTGCGGAGGCCGATGGCAATTTCGTGCTGACCGGCCGCGGCCAGATCGTCGAGGTGCAGGCGAGCGCCGAGGGCGCGACCTATGACGAGGAAGGCCTGCTCCGCCTGCTCCGCCTCGCGCGCATCGGCTGCCGCGAGATTTTCGCGGCGCAGGACCGGGCGGTCGGGCGCTGAGATGACGCGCAAGCTAGCGCCTGGAAAGCTCGTCATCGCCAGCCATAACGCCGGCAAGGTGCGCGAAATCCGGGCGCTGCTCGAACCCTTCGGGATCGATCCGGTGTCGGCGGGCGATCTCGGGCTCCCCGAGCCCGAGGAGACGGGCAAGACCTTCCGCGAGAATGCGCTGCTCAAGGCGCATGCCAGCGCCTCGGCGGCGGGATGGCCGGCGCTGGCCGACGACAGCGGGCTCGAGGTCGCGGCGCTGCACGGGCGCCCCGGCGTCTACACCGCGGACTGGGCCGAGCGCCAATGGTTCGAGGGCAATCCGGGCCGCGACTGGTATATGGCGATGGGCAAGGTCGAGGGGCTGCTCGCCGAGCAGGGCCCCGATGTCGACCGCAGCGCTGCCTTCATCTGCACCCTCGCGCTCGCATGGCCCGACGGCCATGCCGAGGTTTTCGAGGGGAGGGCCGCAGGCCATCTCGACTGGCCGCCGCGCGGCAAGCTGGGCTTCGGTTACGATCCGGTGTTCGTTCCGGTCGGCAAGTCCTTGACCTATGCCGAAATCGATCCGGGCGAAAAGCATGCGATCAGCCACCGGGCCGACGCCTTTGCCAAGCTCGTCGAAGGCGTTTTCTGAATCGTGCATAATTTACCCGGGTAATATTGACGGATGTTTTATCCGGGTATAATGCCCCGGTATGACTCAGGATCATCACAGCGTCACCGCCTTCCTTGGCGACATGCATCTCGCAACGGGACCGCGCGACGCCGTCACCCGGACGATCGAGGAACGCTATCCGGGCGACATCGGCGCCATCCTCGTCTTCGACGACATGAGCGGCAAGCTCACCGACCTCGATTATTGGGACGCGGCCGCATCGACGCCCGCGCCGTCGGCGGGGCGCCCGCGGCTTGGCGTCAAGGCGCGCGAAGTGACGTTGCTGCCGCGCCACTGGGACTGGCTGGCGGCGCAGCCGGGCGGCGCGTCCGCGGCGCTGCGCCGGCTGGTCGAGGCCGCGAGCAAGGGCGCGCCCGATGCGAAGCAGCGGCGTGATGCGGCCTATAATTTTATGAGCCATGTCTGCGGCGACCGCATCGGCTACGAGGAGGCATTGCGCGCGCTCTACCGCGACGACGACGATGCTTTCGCCGCGCAGATCGCCGGCTGGCCTGACGATATCCGCGGCCATATCGCACGCCTGCTCGGCAAAGGCTGACATCGGCGGCGAAGCGCCTATATCGGCCGACATGGCCGAACCGCTCGCCCTTTATGTCCACTGGCCGTTTTGCGTGTCGAAATGCCCCTATTGCGACTTCAACAGCCATGTCCGCGAGACGGTCGATCAGGCGATCTGGCGCGACGCGTTGCTGGCCGACCTGCGGCATGAGGCCGCGCTGTTGCCGGGGCGCCGGGTCGGGTCGATCTTCTTCGGCGGCGGCACGCCCAGCCTGATGCCGCCCGCAACGGTTGCGGCGGTGATCGCTGCGGCGGATCGCGCATGGGGGCTCGCGGACGATGTCGAGATCACGCTGGAGGCCAATCCCAATTCGGTCGAGGTCGCCAACTTCGCCGATCTCGCCGCGGCCGGGGTCAATCGTGTTTCGATCGGCGTCCAGAGCTTCGATCCCGAAGTGCTTGAATTTCTTGGCCGCGCCCACAGCGGCGACGAGGCGCGGCGCGCCATCGCGGCGGCGCAGGCGCATTTCGCGCGCGTCAGCTTCGACCTGATCTACGCGCGGCCGGGGCAATCGCTTGCCGCCTGGGAAAGCGAACTGCAGGGGGCGCTCGCCTTCGGTACCGGCCATCTGTCGCTCTATCAGCTCACCATCGAACCCGGCACGCGTTTCGCGACCCTCGCCGCGAAAGGCGCGCTCGTCATCCCCGACGGCGATACCGCCGCCGACCTGTTCGACGCGACGCAGGCGATGACGCGCGCCGCCGGCCTGCCGCGTTACGAGGTGTCGAACCACGCGCGTCCGGGCGAGGAGAGCCGCCACAATCTCGCCTATTGGCGTTACGCCGATTATGCCGGCATCGGGCCGGGCGCGCACGGGCGGCGGCTGGGGCAGGCAACCGAGCGGCACAAGAAGCCCGAGAATTTCATCGCGGCGGTCGAACGGAACGGCCACGGCCTCAAGCACGAGAGCGACCTGCCATCGCACGAGCGCGCCACCGAGGCGTTGCTGATGGGGCTGCGGTTGACCGAAGGCGTCGACCTGACGCGGATTGAGGCGCGAAGCGGTTTACCGCGCGCCGCATTCGTCGATGCGGAGGCGGCGGCGCGGCTCATGAAACAAGGGTTGATGCGGCAGACCGGCGACCGGCTGTCGGTGACCGACGACGGGATATTGCTCCTCGACTCGATCCTTTCCGAGGTGGTCAAAACCCACTAACTTGCTCTCGACCCGTTCGTGTCGAGCGAAGTCGAGACACCCCTCGACCTTGCGCGCCGCCGAAGGGCATCTCGACGTCGCTCGATGCGAACGGGAATGAGGATATGGTTTGGGGCAAGATTTGATCCGCGATTGGGATGCCCATCTGGCGCATGAAAAGCGCCGGTCGGAGCATACCCGCCGCGCCTATATCGCGACGGCCGAGCGGTTCTGCGCCTTTCTTGCCGTGCATCGCGGCGGCGCGGTCGATGCGCGGCTGCTGAAATCGCTGACCGCGAACGATTTGCGCGCCTATCTCGCGGAACGGCGGGCAGAGGGGCTGGGCAACAGCTCGGCGGCGCGCGAATTGTCGGCGCTGCGCGGCTTCCTGCGCTTTACCGGCGGTTCACAGGCCTCGGTGCCCCAACTGCGCGGCCCGCGGGTCAAAAAAGGCCTGCCGCGCCCGGTCGCCCCGGCCGAAGCGCTCGCACTCGCCCAGGATGTCGAGGATAACGCCCGGCAAGGCTGGACCGGCGCGCGCGATTTCGCGCTGCTGCTGCTGCTTTACGGCACGGGGCTGCGGATCGGCGAAGCGCTGGCGTTGACCGGCGCGGCGCTGCCGCTGGGCGATACGCTGCGTGTCACCGGCAAACGGAACAAGACGCGGATCGTGCCGATCCTGCCCGCGGTGGCGGGCGCGGTGGCGCGCTATGTCGCGGCCTGCCCGTGGCCGATCGGCAAGGATGGCGCGCTGTTCCTCGGCGCGCGTGGCGGACCGCTCCAGCCCGGCGTGGTGCGGGCCAGCGTCCGCGCCGCGCGCCGCGCGCTGGGGCTGCCCGAACGCACGACGCCGCACGCGCTGCGCCACAGCTTCGCCACCCATCTGCTGGCGGGGGGAGCGGATCTTCGCAGCCTGCAGGAACTGCTCGGCCATGCGAGCCTAGCCTCGACGCAGGTCTATACCGCGGTCGATGCGGCGCATCTGCTCGACATCTATCGCAGCGCGCATCCGCGCGCCTGATCCTAGTCGCCGCGCGCCTTCGGCTTCCAGTTGATGATCCGCCAGATATAGATCAGCACCAGCGATCCGATCGCGATCAGCGCCAGCGGGCCGATAAAGGCGTCGAGATTGGCGAACTGCTTGCCGAACCAGTTGCCCGCCCCGGCGAGCGCGCTGATCCAGATCGTCGATCCGGCGGCGGTCCACAGCAGGAACTTGGCCTGATTCATCTTCACCATGCCGGCGGGCAGCGACACCATCGTGCGGGCGACGGGCATGAAACGCGCGAAAAAGATGATCGCGGGGCCATATTTCAGGAAGAAGGCGTGCAGTCGCTCGACCTCGTCCCAGTCGAGCGTCAGCCAGCGGCCGTGACGGTCGATGAAGGGTTTCAGCCGTTCGTAGCCGATCCAGCGCCCGATCCCGTACCAGACCCAGTTTCCGGCGGTCGTGCCCGCGACCGCGACCGCGACGAGGGTCCAGAAATCGAAGCGTCCCTGCGAAACGGCGATGCCGCCGAGCCCCATGATCACTTCCGACGGAATCGGCGGAAAAACGTTTTCGAGGAACATGAGGATGAAAATCCCCACATATCCCCAGCCCTGGATCAGATCGAGAATGAAGCTGGTCATGAATTGCCCAACGCGCCGGACGCGTCAGCCGATCCGTCGCAGGATCGCGTCCCAGATCATTCCCGCGGTATCGCTATTGTTGAAACGGTCGATCGCGACGATCCCCGTCGGTGAGGTGACATTGATTTCGGTCAGCCATTCGCCACCGATCACGTCGATGCCGACGAAAACCAGTCCACGTTCCTTGAGGCGCGGTCCCAGCACGTCGCAGATTTCCTGCTCGCGCGGGGTCAGTTCGGCGGCCTCGGCATAGCCGCCGACCGCGAGGTTCGACCGGAACTCGCCCTCGCCGGGTTTGCGGTTGATCGCGCCCGCGACCTCGCCGTCGACGAGGACGATGCGTTTGTCGCCCTTGCTGACGCTCGGCAGGAATTGCTGGACCATGAAGGGTTCGGGCCACACCTGGCCGAACAGTTCGACGAGCGCGCCGAGATTGCTGCCATCGGCGTCGATGCGGAACACCGCCTTGCCGCCGTTGCCGTGCAGCGGCTTGACCACAACCGCGCCGTGGCGCGCCTGAAAATCCTTCACCGCGTCGAGATCGCGCGTGACCATCGTCGGCGGCATGAACTCTGGAAAGTCGAGCACGAAGACTTTTTCGGGCGCGTTGCGCACCGATACCGGGTCGTTGACGACGAGTGTCTCGTGCGCGATGCGTTCGAGCAGCCAGGTGCCGGTGAGGTAACCGAGATCGAAGGGCGGGTCCTGCCGCATCAGCACGACATCGATGTCGCGGCCGAGGTCGAGCGTGACCGGGTCGCCGAAACTATAGTGATCGCCGGCCTCGCGCTTTGCCTCGACGATGCGGTGCGCTTTGGTGGTCAGCCGCCCGGCCTCCCACGTCAACCCGCGGACGTCGTAGTGATAGAGTTCGTACCCGCGCTCGAGCGCTTTCAGGATCAGGTGGAAACTGCTGTCGCCATTGATGTTGATGCCGGCCATCGGGTCCATTTGTACGGCTGCGCGCAGGGTCATTGATCGTTCCTCAGGGTTGCCAGACGTGGACCAAATGGCGAGGCAATCGCTTCGGCGCAAGCAGCATCACATCGATCCGTATGTCATCATCGGGTCGGGCGAGGCGATGGCGGAGGATTTCGGCGGCCGCGGCGACGCGGCGCAGGCGATATTCGTCGATCGCGAAATCGAGATCTTCGGCGCGGTCGCGCCACTTCACCTCGATGAAGGCAAGGATGCGCCCGCGCCGTGCGACAAGGTCGACCTCGCCCACCGGAACGCGCAGCCGTTCGCCGACGATGCGCCAGCCATGCAGCCGCAGCCACCATGCGGCGCGGCGTTCGGCCTTGCGGCCGCGCGCTTCGGCGGCGGCGCGGTTCAAGCCTGCTCCCGAAGCGCCAGCGCGCGGGCATAAACTTCGTGCCGGTCGAGCCCGAAACGTTTCGCGACCGCCTTTGCCGCTTGCGCGACAGGCCTGTCGGCCATTGCTTCGACGAGCGCGGCGTCGAGCGTCGCTTCGTCGGCTTCCTCGGCCGCCTGTTCGCCCGGCGGCCCGACGACGACGACGATCTCGCCCTTTGGCGGCGCGTCGGCATAGCGCGCGGCGAGCTCGGTCAGCGTCCCGGTGACGCATTGCTCGTAGAGCTTGCTGATCTCGCGCGCGACGGCGGCCTCGCGGTCACCGAGCCCTTCGGCCATTGCGGCGAGCGACGCGGCGAGGCGCGGCCCGCTTTCGTAGAAGACCAGCGTAGCGCGAAGCGCGGCAAATTCGGCGAGCGTATCGGCGCGCGCCTTCGCCTTGTTCGGCAGGAAGCCCGCGAACAGGAAGCGGTCGCTCGGCAGGCCCGACAGGGTGATCGCGGCGATCGCGGCGCAGGGGCCGGGCAGGGTGGTGACATGGCGCCCCGCCGCCCGCGCGTCGCGGACGAGCTTGTAGCCCGGGTCCGAAATCAGCGGGGTGCCGGCGTCCGACACCAAAATGACAACTTCCTGCCCCATCCGCGCAACCAGCGCGGCGCGGGTGCGTTCGTCGCTATGATCATGATAGGGGGTCATCGGCACACGCAAACCCAGATGGGCGAGAAGCTTCGCGGTCACGCGCGTATCCTCGGCCGCGATCACGTCGGCGGCGGCGAGGGTCGCCGCCGCCCGCGTGCCGATGTCGCCGAGGTTGCCGATGGGCGTCGCCACGATATAGAGTCCGGGCAAGGGAGAATCTGAGATGGTCGAATCCGGCATGACGCCGAAAATGGCAGAAACTGCAATCGAGCGCCAAGCCAATGCGGCATCGCGGCGAAAAATGCTGCGCACGATGGGTACGCTGGCGATGGCAGGGCTGCTCGCGGCGTGTCAGGTCGTGCCCAAATCCAATGGTCCGGCGACCCCGCCGCCGCCCGACCGCCCGGCCGACGACATCGGCCCCGGCCTGCCGACCGACACCGATCGTCACCGTGTCGCGCTGCTGGTCCCCGAGACCGGCCCCAATGCCGACGTCGGCACCGCGATCGCCAATGCGACGACGATGGCGCTGCTCGATTCGCGCACCGAAAAGGTCCGCATCACCACCTATGACACCGCGCTCGGCGCTGCAGCGGCGGCACGGCAGGCGGTCGCCGACGGCAACAAGCTGATCCTCGGCCCGCTGCTCAGCGAAGATGTCGCCGCGGTGGCGCCGATCGCACGCGCCGCGAAAGTGCCTGTGCTCAGCTTCTCGAACGACAGCAGCGTCGCGGGCAATGGCGTCTTCATCATGGGCTTCGTCCCCGGCCAGTCGGTCGAACGCGTCGTCGCCTATGCGCGCGGCAAGGGGCATGTGCGCTTCGGGGCGCTGGTACCCAAGAATGTCTATGGCGACCGCTCGGCCGCCGCCTTCCGCACCGCGGTGACCGAAGCCGGCGGGACGCTGGTTGCGGTCGAAAGCTATGATCGCAGCGCCACCGCGCTGTCGGGGGCGGCGCGGCGGCTGGCCAGCGGCGGCGCGATGGATGCGGTGCTGATCGCCGACAGCGGCGGTACGGCGATCCGCGCGGTGCCGCTGATCAAGAGCAGCGGCAACAAACAGATTCTCGGCACCGAACTCTGGAACACCGAGGCCTCGCTCGGCAGCAATGCCGCGATGCGCGGCGCGTGGTTCGCCAGCGTGTCGGACGGGCTCTATGGCCAGCTCGCGGGCAAATATCGCACCCGGTTCGGCAAGGCGCCTTATCGGCTCGCCAGCCTTGGGTATGACTCGGTGCTGCTCACCGTCCGCATCGCGCGCGACTGGAAACCGGGGACGAGCTTCCCGGCAAGCCGGCTGCTCGCCGCGGACGGGTTCGGCGGCATCGACGGCATTTTCCGCTTCAACAACCGCGGCATAGCGCTTCGCGCGCTCGAGGTCAGCGAAGTGGGGGCCGGGGGTTTCCGCGTCGTCGACCCTGCGCCGACGAAATGGTGAAGCGCGGTTCGATGCTGCGGGGCGTGGCATAGCCGCCACAGTGCGGTAAAAAAGCGGCGGGCGCCCCTGCGGCGCAGCCTTTACGACGGCCGCGCGTTCACTATATGGACAGTGCGCGCGCCTCGTGCCGATTCCGCGCGCCCCGACAACGACCAGGAGATACAGCTATACCACCGCCCATGACTCGCCGCCCGATGGACCGAATGCCGCCCAAGAATGGCCCGCGATACAATGAATTCATCGCTTCCCCCAAGGTCCGCGTGATCGACGAGGAA encodes:
- the rsmI gene encoding 16S rRNA (cytidine(1402)-2'-O)-methyltransferase, giving the protein MPDSTISDSPLPGLYIVATPIGNLGDIGTRAAATLAAADVIAAEDTRVTAKLLAHLGLRVPMTPYHDHSDERTRAALVARMGQEVVILVSDAGTPLISDPGYKLVRDARAAGRHVTTLPGPCAAIAAITLSGLPSDRFLFAGFLPNKAKARADTLAEFAALRATLVFYESGPRLAASLAAMAEGLGDREAAVAREISKLYEQCVTGTLTELAARYADAPPKGEIVVVVGPPGEQAAEEADEATLDAALVEAMADRPVAQAAKAVAKRFGLDRHEVYARALALREQA
- a CDS encoding DedA family protein is translated as MTSFILDLIQGWGYVGIFILMFLENVFPPIPSEVIMGLGGIAVSQGRFDFWTLVAVAVAGTTAGNWVWYGIGRWIGYERLKPFIDRHGRWLTLDWDEVERLHAFFLKYGPAIIFFARFMPVARTMVSLPAGMVKMNQAKFLLWTAAGSTIWISALAGAGNWFGKQFANLDAFIGPLALIAIGSLVLIYIWRIINWKPKARGD
- the gshB gene encoding glutathione synthase, translating into MTLRAAVQMDPMAGININGDSSFHLILKALERGYELYHYDVRGLTWEAGRLTTKAHRIVEAKREAGDHYSFGDPVTLDLGRDIDVVLMRQDPPFDLGYLTGTWLLERIAHETLVVNDPVSVRNAPEKVFVLDFPEFMPPTMVTRDLDAVKDFQARHGAVVVKPLHGNGGKAVFRIDADGSNLGALVELFGQVWPEPFMVQQFLPSVSKGDKRIVLVDGEVAGAINRKPGEGEFRSNLAVGGYAEAAELTPREQEICDVLGPRLKERGLVFVGIDVIGGEWLTEINVTSPTGIVAIDRFNNSDTAGMIWDAILRRIG
- a CDS encoding YraN family protein, encoding MNRAAAEARGRKAERRAAWWLRLHGWRIVGERLRVPVGEVDLVARRGRILAFIEVKWRDRAEDLDFAIDEYRLRRVAAAAEILRHRLARPDDDIRIDVMLLAPKRLPRHLVHVWQP
- a CDS encoding penicillin-binding protein activator, producing MLRTMGTLAMAGLLAACQVVPKSNGPATPPPPDRPADDIGPGLPTDTDRHRVALLVPETGPNADVGTAIANATTMALLDSRTEKVRITTYDTALGAAAAARQAVADGNKLILGPLLSEDVAAVAPIARAAKVPVLSFSNDSSVAGNGVFIMGFVPGQSVERVVAYARGKGHVRFGALVPKNVYGDRSAAAFRTAVTEAGGTLVAVESYDRSATALSGAARRLASGGAMDAVLIADSGGTAIRAVPLIKSSGNKQILGTELWNTEASLGSNAAMRGAWFASVSDGLYGQLAGKYRTRFGKAPYRLASLGYDSVLLTVRIARDWKPGTSFPASRLLAADGFGGIDGIFRFNNRGIALRALEVSEVGAGGFRVVDPAPTKW
- a CDS encoding tyrosine recombinase XerC — translated: MGQDLIRDWDAHLAHEKRRSEHTRRAYIATAERFCAFLAVHRGGAVDARLLKSLTANDLRAYLAERRAEGLGNSSAARELSALRGFLRFTGGSQASVPQLRGPRVKKGLPRPVAPAEALALAQDVEDNARQGWTGARDFALLLLLYGTGLRIGEALALTGAALPLGDTLRVTGKRNKTRIVPILPAVAGAVARYVAACPWPIGKDGALFLGARGGPLQPGVVRASVRAARRALGLPERTTPHALRHSFATHLLAGGADLRSLQELLGHASLASTQVYTAVDAAHLLDIYRSAHPRA
- the hemW gene encoding radical SAM family heme chaperone HemW, with protein sequence MAEPLALYVHWPFCVSKCPYCDFNSHVRETVDQAIWRDALLADLRHEAALLPGRRVGSIFFGGGTPSLMPPATVAAVIAAADRAWGLADDVEITLEANPNSVEVANFADLAAAGVNRVSIGVQSFDPEVLEFLGRAHSGDEARRAIAAAQAHFARVSFDLIYARPGQSLAAWESELQGALAFGTGHLSLYQLTIEPGTRFATLAAKGALVIPDGDTAADLFDATQAMTRAAGLPRYEVSNHARPGEESRHNLAYWRYADYAGIGPGAHGRRLGQATERHKKPENFIAAVERNGHGLKHESDLPSHERATEALLMGLRLTEGVDLTRIEARSGLPRAAFVDAEAAARLMKQGLMRQTGDRLSVTDDGILLLDSILSEVVKTH